In Flavobacterium lacustre, a genomic segment contains:
- a CDS encoding LacI family DNA-binding transcriptional regulator, translating to MKRKVTLKQIAKELDVSISTVSKSLRNSPEIGEETRLKVQAFAKFYHYKPNNIALSLKNRKTKTIGIIIPEIVHHFFSTVINGIEHVANENGYSVIICLSDDSFEKEVLNMEMLANGSIDGFIMSLSKETQFKGDFHHITEVINQGMPVVMFDRVTNEILCDKVIIDDKSAAYEAVQSLIDKGKKKIALVTTVDYISVGKLRTDGYTKALLDNGIPFNEDLIIRIENVDTCEITIGKLLEDKAIDAVFAVNELFAVTIIKIANKIGLNVPKDLAVIAFTDGIISKYSTPTITTVSQSGKKMGSKAAKMLIKRLESEEEEGEENYKTEVISTHLIERESTN from the coding sequence ATGAAAAGAAAGGTAACCCTTAAACAAATAGCAAAAGAGCTTGACGTATCCATTTCAACCGTTTCAAAATCATTACGAAACAGTCCTGAAATAGGAGAAGAAACCAGACTTAAAGTACAGGCTTTTGCTAAATTTTACCACTACAAACCCAATAATATAGCACTGAGTTTAAAAAATCGAAAAACAAAAACCATAGGTATTATTATCCCAGAGATTGTTCATCATTTTTTCTCTACAGTTATCAACGGAATAGAGCATGTAGCCAACGAAAACGGCTATAGCGTAATCATTTGTTTATCTGACGATTCATTCGAAAAAGAGGTCTTAAATATGGAAATGCTGGCCAACGGAAGCATCGACGGATTTATTATGTCACTCTCAAAAGAAACCCAATTCAAAGGCGATTTTCACCATATTACCGAAGTCATCAATCAAGGAATGCCTGTGGTTATGTTTGACAGGGTTACCAATGAAATCCTTTGCGACAAAGTAATTATAGACGACAAATCAGCTGCTTACGAGGCTGTTCAAAGCTTAATCGATAAAGGAAAAAAGAAAATTGCACTAGTTACCACCGTTGATTATATAAGTGTAGGTAAATTAAGAACAGATGGATATACCAAAGCATTATTAGACAACGGAATCCCATTCAATGAAGATTTAATTATCCGAATTGAGAATGTAGATACTTGCGAAATAACAATAGGAAAACTTCTGGAAGACAAAGCCATAGATGCCGTTTTTGCCGTAAATGAACTTTTTGCGGTAACCATCATTAAAATAGCAAATAAAATAGGACTTAATGTTCCTAAAGATTTGGCCGTAATCGCTTTTACTGACGGAATAATTTCAAAATACTCCACTCCTACTATTACAACCGTAAGTCAAAGTGGCAAAAAGATGGGAAGCAAGGCAGCAAAAATGCTTATAAAGAGATTAGAATCAGAGGAAGAAGAAGGAGAAGAAAACTACAAAACCGAAGTAATATCGACACACCTTATAGAAAGAGAATCAACAAATTAA
- a CDS encoding SusC/RagA family TonB-linked outer membrane protein encodes MKTIYKKLLFLLLLLPFSILAQNTVSGTVLDKASGQPIPGVNVNVQGANNGVSTDFDGKFQLSNVKKGDQIVFSYIGYKNSVVSYNSQKTLSVSLEESSSELKEVVIQVGYGSVKKKDATGAVTVLTSKDFNKGPVTSADQMIQGKVAGLQIVNGGGSPGEGATIRIRSGSSLSANNDPLYVIDGVPVAAGGVNGGRNPLSTINQNNIESISVLKDASATAIFGSRASNGVIIITTKKGKAGDLQISYSGNLQVSEITKKVDALTSNQFRDFLTAHGTPAQQALVGAANTDWQEEIYRTAVGTDHNVALSGGSDNVVYRASVGYANLNGILKRDNMQRTTMAVSLTGDFFDKHLKIQLNNNTSVIKNNYSNRGAIGSAISFDPTQVVKNADGTYFQWLTSPTQFNQLAGKNPLSLIEQQDNFGDSYRSIGNVQFDYKLHFLSELKAVANFGYDQLSGRSYGGVSPDYLNGLAGSGYNNSYEYTQSRNNKLMDLYLNYNKKIDAINTQVDVTGGYSYQDFRDSNDGSSYNFQNNKITPAVPVPSRVNLQSFFARGNFTIADKYLLTLSYRRDGTSRFTKENRWANFPAVALAWKMNEESFLKDATSVSTLKLRAGWGVTGQQDIGVSYPSIPLYLVSNIQAQYQFGNSFYNTYRPQPYNSNLKWEETTTVNAGLDYGFLNNRIRGTVDLYQRTTKDLLLYTQNPSFFGFSNYDNYNIGTIENKGIELSADVTPVKTDSFEWNIGGNVTFQDSKITKLTTVLDNTPGINTGGYEGATGNTIQNHQVGYAPSSFYVYEQAYGADGKPLDGVYIDRDKNGTINAQDKYRFHKPAADVFYGFNTSVTYKNWDMAMNWRGSWGNFNYNNVDSSKGSYQNILIRSTDLSNGVQNILETGFTTQDTKRYESDYYIQDASFVRLDNVSIGYTFNQKPDSTSLVKLTLAAQNVLLITDYSGLDPEISGGIDSNLYPRPITFTLGLNVNF; translated from the coding sequence ATGAAAACAATTTACAAAAAGTTGTTATTTTTATTACTACTTCTGCCTTTTAGTATTCTGGCTCAGAATACGGTGAGTGGGACTGTTCTTGATAAAGCATCAGGGCAGCCAATTCCGGGAGTAAATGTAAATGTACAAGGCGCCAATAATGGTGTTTCGACAGATTTTGACGGGAAATTTCAGTTGTCAAATGTAAAGAAAGGGGATCAAATCGTTTTTTCTTATATTGGATATAAAAATTCCGTTGTTAGTTATAATTCTCAAAAAACATTGAGTGTTTCTTTAGAGGAATCTTCTAGTGAGTTAAAAGAAGTTGTTATTCAAGTTGGTTATGGATCTGTTAAAAAGAAAGATGCAACAGGTGCTGTGACAGTATTGACTAGCAAAGATTTTAACAAAGGGCCTGTAACTTCTGCAGATCAGATGATACAGGGTAAAGTAGCCGGTTTACAAATTGTAAATGGTGGTGGTTCTCCTGGTGAGGGCGCAACTATTAGAATTAGAAGCGGTTCTTCTTTGTCAGCAAATAATGATCCTCTATATGTAATAGATGGAGTGCCTGTTGCTGCAGGAGGCGTTAATGGAGGAAGAAATCCATTGTCTACTATTAATCAAAACAATATTGAATCTATATCAGTATTAAAAGATGCTTCTGCAACTGCTATCTTTGGTTCCCGTGCATCAAATGGGGTAATTATTATTACAACTAAAAAAGGTAAAGCAGGAGATTTACAAATTAGTTATAGCGGAAATCTTCAAGTTTCTGAAATTACAAAAAAGGTAGATGCTTTAACGTCTAATCAGTTTAGAGACTTCTTGACTGCTCATGGTACACCTGCACAACAAGCTTTGGTAGGTGCTGCAAATACAGATTGGCAAGAGGAGATTTACAGAACGGCTGTTGGTACAGATCATAACGTCGCTTTAAGCGGAGGTTCTGATAATGTGGTATACAGAGCATCTGTAGGATATGCTAATTTGAATGGTATCTTGAAAAGAGATAACATGCAAAGAACTACTATGGCTGTGTCGTTAACAGGAGATTTTTTTGATAAACATTTAAAAATTCAGTTAAACAACAATACATCTGTTATTAAAAATAATTACAGTAATAGAGGTGCTATTGGTTCTGCTATCAGCTTTGATCCAACTCAAGTGGTTAAAAATGCCGATGGAACTTATTTTCAATGGTTAACATCTCCAACTCAATTCAATCAGTTGGCAGGAAAAAACCCATTATCATTGATTGAGCAACAAGATAATTTTGGAGATTCATACAGAAGTATCGGAAATGTACAATTTGATTATAAATTACATTTCTTATCAGAATTGAAAGCTGTAGCTAATTTTGGTTACGACCAATTAAGTGGTAGAAGTTATGGAGGTGTATCTCCTGATTACTTAAACGGATTAGCTGGTTCGGGATATAATAATTCGTATGAATATACTCAATCCAGAAATAATAAGTTGATGGATTTATACTTGAATTACAATAAAAAAATTGATGCAATCAATACACAAGTTGATGTAACAGGTGGGTATTCTTACCAAGATTTCAGAGATTCTAATGATGGAAGTTCATATAATTTTCAAAATAATAAAATTACTCCTGCAGTTCCAGTGCCTTCACGTGTGAATTTGCAATCGTTTTTTGCAAGAGGTAATTTTACTATCGCTGATAAATACTTGTTAACATTGTCTTACAGACGTGATGGTACATCTAGATTTACAAAAGAAAACCGTTGGGCTAATTTCCCTGCAGTTGCTTTAGCATGGAAAATGAATGAAGAAAGTTTCTTAAAAGATGCGACTAGCGTTTCAACATTGAAACTTAGAGCTGGTTGGGGAGTTACAGGACAACAAGATATTGGAGTTAGTTACCCTTCAATTCCATTGTATTTAGTTTCTAATATCCAAGCACAATATCAATTTGGAAATAGTTTTTATAATACATACAGACCACAACCTTATAATAGTAACCTGAAATGGGAAGAAACTACAACAGTTAATGCTGGTTTAGATTATGGTTTCTTGAATAACAGAATTAGAGGTACAGTAGATTTATATCAAAGAACTACAAAAGATTTATTATTGTATACTCAAAATCCTTCTTTCTTTGGTTTCTCTAATTATGATAATTACAATATTGGAACAATTGAGAATAAAGGTATTGAGTTATCTGCTGATGTTACTCCTGTTAAAACAGATAGTTTCGAATGGAATATCGGAGGTAATGTGACGTTCCAAGATTCAAAAATTACTAAATTGACAACTGTTTTAGATAATACTCCAGGTATTAATACTGGTGGTTATGAAGGTGCTACAGGAAATACAATCCAAAATCACCAAGTAGGATATGCTCCAAGTTCATTCTATGTATATGAGCAAGCATATGGTGCAGACGGAAAACCATTAGATGGAGTGTATATTGATAGAGATAAAAACGGAACCATTAATGCACAAGATAAATACCGTTTCCACAAACCTGCTGCCGATGTATTTTATGGTTTCAATACAAGTGTTACCTATAAAAATTGGGATATGGCTATGAACTGGAGAGGATCTTGGGGTAATTTTAATTACAACAACGTAGATTCAAGTAAAGGTTCTTACCAAAATATTTTAATAAGAAGTACAGATTTGTCTAATGGTGTTCAAAATATTTTAGAGACTGGTTTTACAACTCAAGATACAAAAAGATATGAATCTGATTACTACATTCAAGATGCTTCTTTTGTTAGGTTAGATAATGTAAGTATTGGATATACTTTTAATCAAAAACCGGATTCAACTTCGTTAGTTAAATTAACATTGGCTGCTCAAAATGTATTATTGATTACTGATTATAGCGGATTAGATCCAGAAATTTCGGGAGGTATTGATAGTAATTTGTATCCAAGACCAATCACTTTTACGTTAGGTTTAAACGTTAATTTCTAA
- a CDS encoding RagB/SusD family nutrient uptake outer membrane protein: protein MKKIQIKLLGISLLLLVMLFPSCTDDLNQAPESTNAIPGEEFFTDAASYKQNLAKLYAGFAVSGQEGPAGKPDISGIDEGESQYIRGFWLMQELTTDEAVIGWNDGTIKDLHYQTWTPLDRFITATFARFSFQIVNCNEFLRQTTDEKLAARGLDAALITEIKTYRAEARFLRALTYWHLIDMFGGGSLVTENSPSSFYYPEYATRAELYKFVDDELTAITPELKTPKSNEAYRVDQAAAWMLQAKLYMNSQVYIGTDNYAAAVPLINKVISSGYAIHDNYNELFLADNDKNGAQNEFIFAIAFDGLHTQTYGGTTFLTHAPVGGSMPVDEFGISGGWAGIRTTAAFVDKFAENTNDARGQFYTDGQTKEIVDIGSFTDGYAVQKFRNVDVNGVRGTDKSGTFSDSDFPIFRLADAYLMYAECAVRGAGGATKALAKTYVDALRTRANTSTVLEGTLTLDFILDERSRELHWEGQRRTDLIRFGKFTGGSYVWPWKGNVSGGAPTQSYRNLFPIPATALSSNQKLQQNPGY from the coding sequence ATGAAAAAGATACAAATAAAATTATTGGGTATTTCTTTGTTACTGTTGGTGATGTTATTCCCATCGTGTACAGATGATTTGAACCAAGCGCCAGAAAGCACAAATGCTATTCCAGGTGAAGAATTTTTTACAGATGCAGCTTCGTATAAGCAAAATTTAGCTAAACTATATGCAGGTTTTGCAGTTTCCGGACAAGAAGGTCCTGCAGGTAAACCGGATATTTCTGGAATTGATGAAGGAGAGAGCCAGTATATCAGAGGGTTTTGGTTGATGCAAGAATTAACTACAGATGAGGCAGTAATAGGTTGGAATGATGGTACTATTAAAGATTTACATTATCAAACATGGACACCATTAGACCGTTTTATTACAGCTACTTTTGCTCGTTTCTCTTTTCAGATTGTGAACTGTAATGAGTTTTTAAGACAAACTACAGATGAGAAATTAGCAGCTAGAGGTCTTGATGCAGCTTTAATAACTGAAATTAAAACGTACAGAGCTGAAGCTCGTTTCTTGAGAGCTTTGACCTATTGGCATTTAATTGATATGTTTGGTGGTGGATCATTAGTTACAGAAAATTCTCCATCTTCATTTTACTATCCGGAATATGCTACCAGAGCTGAATTATACAAATTTGTTGACGATGAATTGACTGCGATTACGCCAGAATTGAAAACGCCAAAATCAAATGAAGCTTACAGAGTGGATCAAGCAGCTGCTTGGATGTTACAAGCAAAGTTGTACATGAATTCACAAGTATACATTGGAACAGATAATTATGCAGCAGCAGTTCCTTTAATCAATAAAGTAATAAGTTCAGGATATGCAATACATGATAATTACAATGAATTATTCTTAGCAGATAATGACAAAAATGGCGCTCAAAATGAATTCATTTTTGCTATTGCTTTTGATGGTCTTCACACTCAAACATACGGAGGAACTACTTTCTTGACTCACGCACCAGTGGGAGGAAGTATGCCGGTTGATGAATTTGGTATTAGTGGTGGTTGGGCTGGTATCAGAACAACAGCTGCTTTTGTTGACAAGTTTGCTGAAAATACTAACGATGCACGTGGACAGTTCTATACTGATGGGCAAACTAAGGAAATTGTTGACATTGGTTCATTTACGGATGGATATGCAGTTCAAAAATTTAGAAATGTTGATGTTAACGGCGTTAGAGGAACAGACAAATCTGGTACTTTTTCAGATTCAGATTTCCCAATTTTCCGTTTGGCAGATGCTTATTTAATGTATGCTGAATGTGCTGTAAGAGGTGCTGGAGGTGCAACCAAAGCGTTGGCTAAAACATATGTTGATGCATTAAGAACTAGAGCAAATACTTCAACAGTACTAGAAGGTACTTTGACCTTAGATTTTATTCTTGATGAAAGGTCTAGAGAATTGCACTGGGAAGGACAAAGAAGAACTGATTTAATTCGTTTTGGTAAATTTACAGGAGGAAGTTACGTATGGCCTTGGAAAGGAAATGTTTCTGGCGGAGCTCCTACGCAATCCTACAGAAATTTATTCCCAATTCCTGCAACAGCTTTATCATCAAACCAAAAATTACAACAAAACCCAGGGTATTAA
- a CDS encoding SusE domain-containing protein, whose protein sequence is MKNITKSIIALFAVLALSCSVEDVQDRPVIQGVDTPELVAPESDKSYVLLEENADVIAERFVWSAATYGGDVEIGYKLLMDVKGGDFTNAIELGGTAGATQIEVSVKTLNDAVLALEGITGEIGSYDVKVMSHLSGIQTMISANPLTILINAYQPAVANNCPNQFGVGAGIVSAGWGWSTPLTLVCNDNILVSAVELKNDTFRFFTVNGDWGSGRNYPWYVTEGYKISSSLENANDGDSNFRFIGTPGVHRIKIDEVAKTITVAQGETAVNSNWLVGAATPGGWTWSGNSETELGLIKDGVFEVPVVLKSGETFRVFLGNNGTDDGNWDASHNYPYYVTEGYTISSEFENAADGDSNFRYTGATGLRVLKIDTIAKTITLN, encoded by the coding sequence ATGAAAAATATAACGAAATCAATAATTGCTTTATTTGCGGTACTTGCTCTGTCTTGTAGCGTAGAAGATGTTCAAGACAGACCAGTAATTCAAGGAGTTGATACTCCTGAGTTAGTTGCTCCGGAAAGTGACAAATCATATGTATTACTTGAAGAAAACGCTGATGTTATAGCAGAACGTTTTGTTTGGTCTGCAGCTACATATGGTGGAGATGTTGAAATTGGATACAAACTTTTAATGGATGTTAAAGGGGGTGATTTTACAAATGCAATCGAATTAGGTGGAACTGCTGGTGCAACTCAAATTGAAGTTTCAGTGAAAACCTTGAATGACGCAGTTCTTGCATTGGAGGGAATTACTGGTGAAATAGGATCTTATGACGTAAAAGTAATGTCACATTTGAGCGGAATTCAAACAATGATTTCAGCTAATCCATTGACTATTTTAATTAACGCTTATCAGCCAGCAGTAGCTAACAATTGTCCAAATCAGTTTGGTGTTGGAGCAGGAATTGTATCTGCAGGTTGGGGATGGAGTACGCCTTTAACTTTGGTTTGTAATGATAACATATTAGTTTCTGCAGTAGAGTTGAAAAATGATACATTTAGATTCTTTACAGTAAACGGAGATTGGGGTTCTGGTAGAAATTACCCTTGGTATGTTACTGAAGGATATAAAATCAGTTCATCTTTAGAAAATGCTAATGATGGTGACTCAAATTTCAGATTCATTGGTACTCCTGGAGTTCACCGTATTAAAATTGATGAAGTTGCAAAAACGATTACAGTAGCACAAGGAGAAACAGCTGTAAATTCTAATTGGTTAGTAGGAGCAGCAACTCCAGGTGGTTGGACTTGGTCAGGTAATAGTGAAACAGAATTAGGCTTAATAAAAGACGGTGTGTTTGAAGTTCCAGTTGTATTAAAATCAGGAGAAACATTTAGAGTGTTTTTAGGAAACAATGGTACTGATGATGGAAACTGGGATGCATCTCATAATTACCCTTACTATGTTACAGAAGGATATACAATTTCTTCTGAGTTTGAAAATGCTGCTGATGGAGATAGTAATTTTAGATATACTGGAGCTACAGGTCTTAGAGTTTTAAAAATTGATACAATTGCTAAAACAATTACATTGAACTAG
- a CDS encoding alpha-amylase family glycosyl hydrolase, with product MKQKALLLLLFLFSIAGFGQVQTVTYTVSPATFEETTAITITINGNSINETTWGVTGNALYMWTWSFDVNDVNSIDCPTNGTWTSSNEANRFTYNAISDTYTKTFTPNVFYNRNGLGKIGLLIKAKDGTGDKKSQDIFVEVGAFQTTLTAPLQNSSTIIASGSNLKITATNTNGNASYTLKANGTTLNTNASTASYSYTHTAITNNQNYELSVTQGATTIVKKFSVIVNPGTISATLPVGLVDGINYNAVDATKATLVLDAPLKDFVYVAGSFNNWQPTSAYAMKKDATTGKFWLELTGLVSGTNYTYQYWVVDATPISGTPSMVKTADPYSTLVLSPDDDPYIPTTTYPNRPAYPTGQEREVTVLQTGKTPYAWSNATTNFVKPEKEKLVVYELLIRDFDANRNFQSVIDRIDYFKNLKINAIELLPVMEFEGNESWGYNTSFHMALDKFYGTSDKFKEMIDVCHQNGIAVILDVALNHAFDRNPMVRMWMNDPDGDGWGGPSSENPYFNTVAKHSYSVGNDFNHQLPRTQNYVKRVVKQWIEEYKIDGFRWDLTKGFTQNCPSTVSGGQDNCTNNYQQDRVDVLKSYADYSWSLDPTHYTIFEHLGTDAEEKAWADYKISETPSKGIMMWGIMNSQYNQLTMGYNTSNDISRMNSTSRGFLAKRLMGYAESHDEERLMYKNIQFGANLGSYNVKTKSTALARMSALGAVTLLVPGPKMIWHFGELGMENSIFTCTDGTVNTSADVTSGDCKLATKPQPQWTSNWLADSGRSKIYTDWSKMITMKINEPVFLGTTTMVSATTLTPIIKVTNSNLTSSDLKDVVILANFDLSSKNIVPVFPYIGTWINLMDNTPITVTTVNDAISIPAGEFRIYGNKQASLAIADYEKTTTIQLYPNPASSSFSLNINTTKVQLFSITGQLVKSFEGNQSASHQFAVNDLNKGLYIVKVFNENNEVEVLKLIKN from the coding sequence ATGAAACAAAAAGCCCTCTTATTATTGTTGTTCTTATTCTCCATTGCGGGATTTGGACAAGTGCAAACAGTCACTTATACCGTAAGTCCTGCTACATTTGAAGAAACAACAGCAATTACCATTACTATAAATGGTAATTCTATAAATGAAACAACTTGGGGAGTTACAGGAAATGCTTTGTATATGTGGACATGGTCTTTTGATGTCAATGATGTGAACAGTATAGATTGTCCTACTAATGGTACATGGACTTCGAGCAACGAAGCTAATAGATTTACTTACAATGCAATTTCTGATACTTATACAAAGACTTTTACACCAAATGTTTTTTACAATAGAAATGGATTAGGTAAAATAGGTCTACTCATTAAAGCAAAGGATGGAACTGGAGATAAAAAATCTCAAGATATTTTTGTTGAAGTTGGGGCTTTTCAAACAACATTAACAGCGCCATTACAAAATAGTTCGACAATTATTGCTTCAGGAAGTAATCTAAAAATTACCGCTACTAATACAAACGGAAATGCCAGTTACACCTTAAAAGCTAACGGAACGACTTTAAATACAAATGCCAGTACGGCTAGTTACAGTTATACTCATACTGCTATCACAAACAATCAAAATTATGAATTATCAGTAACTCAAGGGGCTACAACCATTGTAAAAAAATTCAGTGTAATTGTTAATCCGGGAACAATAAGTGCCACTTTGCCCGTAGGTTTAGTTGACGGAATTAACTATAATGCTGTTGATGCAACCAAAGCGACTTTAGTTCTTGATGCTCCATTGAAAGATTTTGTCTATGTAGCCGGAAGTTTTAATAACTGGCAACCTACTTCGGCGTATGCCATGAAAAAAGATGCAACTACAGGCAAGTTCTGGTTGGAGTTGACAGGCTTAGTTTCGGGGACTAATTATACCTATCAATACTGGGTTGTTGATGCTACCCCAATATCTGGAACACCTTCTATGGTGAAAACGGCTGATCCCTATTCAACATTAGTATTGTCGCCAGATGATGATCCCTATATTCCAACAACAACTTATCCAAATCGTCCCGCATATCCAACAGGGCAGGAAAGAGAGGTTACGGTTTTACAAACAGGAAAAACACCTTACGCTTGGAGCAATGCCACAACTAATTTTGTTAAGCCGGAAAAAGAAAAATTAGTGGTTTACGAACTTTTAATTAGAGATTTTGACGCCAATAGAAATTTTCAGAGTGTAATTGACAGAATCGATTATTTTAAAAATTTGAAAATAAATGCTATCGAATTATTGCCTGTTATGGAGTTTGAAGGAAACGAAAGTTGGGGATACAACACTTCTTTTCACATGGCTTTAGACAAATTTTATGGTACTTCCGATAAATTTAAAGAAATGATTGATGTATGCCATCAAAATGGAATTGCGGTAATTCTGGATGTTGCTTTGAATCATGCTTTTGATAGAAATCCAATGGTTAGAATGTGGATGAACGATCCTGATGGTGACGGATGGGGCGGGCCTTCTTCCGAAAATCCTTATTTTAATACTGTCGCTAAACACAGTTACAGTGTAGGTAATGATTTTAATCATCAACTACCAAGAACTCAGAATTATGTAAAAAGAGTTGTAAAACAGTGGATAGAAGAATACAAAATTGATGGTTTTCGTTGGGATTTAACCAAAGGATTTACTCAAAATTGTCCTTCGACAGTTTCAGGAGGTCAAGATAATTGTACTAATAATTATCAACAAGACCGTGTTGATGTTTTGAAAAGTTATGCTGATTATTCTTGGAGTTTAGACCCAACACATTATACTATTTTTGAGCATTTAGGAACAGATGCAGAGGAGAAAGCATGGGCAGATTATAAAATTTCTGAAACTCCAAGTAAAGGAATTATGATGTGGGGTATAATGAATAGCCAATACAATCAGTTAACTATGGGTTATAATACTAGTAACGACATTTCTAGAATGAATAGTACTAGTAGAGGGTTTTTGGCTAAAAGGTTAATGGGTTATGCAGAAAGTCATGATGAAGAGCGCTTAATGTATAAAAACATTCAATTTGGAGCTAATCTGGGTAGTTATAACGTAAAAACAAAAAGTACTGCTTTAGCTAGAATGTCTGCTTTAGGAGCCGTTACTTTATTAGTTCCGGGGCCAAAAATGATTTGGCATTTTGGAGAATTAGGAATGGAAAATTCTATATTTACATGTACTGACGGCACTGTAAACACATCAGCAGATGTAACTTCGGGAGATTGTAAATTAGCTACAAAACCACAGCCACAATGGACAAGTAATTGGTTGGCAGATTCCGGTAGAAGTAAAATTTATACCGATTGGTCAAAGATGATTACTATGAAAATAAACGAACCTGTTTTCTTAGGAACTACCACAATGGTTAGTGCTACAACACTAACTCCTATTATAAAGGTTACAAACAGTAATTTGACTTCTTCAGATCTTAAGGACGTTGTGATACTAGCTAATTTTGATTTAAGTTCTAAAAACATTGTTCCAGTTTTTCCTTATATAGGAACTTGGATAAACCTTATGGATAATACACCAATTACAGTTACAACTGTAAATGATGCAATATCAATTCCGGCAGGTGAATTTAGAATTTATGGTAATAAACAAGCTTCGTTAGCGATTGCAGATTATGAAAAAACAACAACAATTCAGTTGTATCCAAATCCTGCATCGAGTTCTTTTAGTTTAAATATAAATACGACCAAAGTGCAGTTGTTTTCTATAACCGGACAATTGGTAAAAAGTTTTGAAGGCAATCAGTCAGCATCACATCAATTTGCTGTTAATGACTTGAACAAAGGGCTTTATATTGTAAAAGTATTCAACGAAAACAATGAAGTTGAGGTTTTAAAATTGATAAAAAACTAA